In the Proteus vulgaris genome, one interval contains:
- a CDS encoding conjugal transfer protein TraD, giving the protein MKNEKQAKWVADRVQYIRGLKSPNEAQRLLVILHDKADKTAQEIKTLSLLIQAERAAEKAQEARTKVMNLIQAEKRAEAKAARKARDHALYQSAGLLIMAGLVDSQTGKPVDDPAKLLGALVSLHELSRDNPKWEEWKLKGQALLNQKKED; this is encoded by the coding sequence ATGAAAAACGAAAAACAGGCTAAATGGGTGGCAGACAGAGTGCAATATATCCGTGGTTTAAAATCACCGAATGAGGCACAACGCTTATTGGTGATTTTGCACGATAAAGCGGATAAAACCGCCCAAGAAATAAAAACGCTCTCATTGTTAATTCAGGCGGAGCGGGCAGCAGAAAAAGCACAGGAAGCCCGCACAAAGGTGATGAATCTTATTCAAGCAGAGAAGCGTGCAGAAGCCAAAGCTGCCCGTAAAGCGCGTGACCATGCCCTTTATCAATCAGCGGGATTACTCATTATGGCAGGGTTAGTGGACAGTCAAACGGGTAAACCGGTAGATGACCCCGCAAAACTACTGGGTGCATTAGTCAGCTTGCATGAATTATCCCGTGACAATCCCAAATGGGAAGAATGGAAATTGAAGGGGCAAGCATTACTCAATCAGAAAAAGGAAGATTAG